A segment of the bacterium genome:
GCAACCTGCGCAGCGCGCAGAAGGCCCTCGAGACGCTCGGTCAGGCCGCGGTCATCACGAGCGATGCGGACGTGATCGCACGCGCGCCGGCCGTCGTGCTGCCGGGGCAGGGCGCCTTCGGCACCTGCATGCGCAACCTCGCCGAGGCGGGGCTCGTCGAGCCGGTGCGCCAGGCTGCGTCGTCGGGACGGCCGTTCCTCGGCATCTGCGTCGGCATGCAGCTCCTGTTCGAGGCGAGCGAGGAGTCGCCGGGCGTCGCGGGGCTCGGCATCTTCGGCGGCACGGTCGTGCGCTTCCCGCGCGATCCCGAGCGCAAGGTGCCGCACATGGGCTGGAACCAGCTCCGCATCCGCCGCCGCTCCCCGGCGCTGGCGCACGTGGACGACGGCGCCTGGGTGTACTTCGTGCACTCGTACCACCCGCTGCCGACCGATCCCGACGTCGTCGCCACGACCACCGAGTACGGCGTCGAGTTCGTCTCCAGCGTCGGTCAGGGCAACGTCTGGGCCGGCGTGTTCCACCCCGAGAAGAGCCAGCGCACCGGGCTGCGGCTGCTCCAGGGCTTCGTCGACCTCGTGAACGGAACGCGATGATCCTCTATCCCGCCATCGATCTCCGCGGCGGCCGCTGCGTGCGCCTCACCGAGGGCGACTTCGGCCGCGAGACCATCTACGGCGACGACCCCGTCCACATGGCGCGACGCTGGCAGGCGGCCGGCGCGCGCTGGCTCCACGTCGTCGACCTCGACGGCGCCCGCGCCGGGCGGCCGGTGCAGGCACCGCTCGTGGCGGCGATCTGCGCGGCGCTGCGCATCCCCGTGCAGGTGGGCGGCGGCGTGCGCGACGACGCCGCGGCGCTGGCCCTCCTCGACGCCGGTGCGGCGCGCGTCGTCGTCGGCACGATGGCGGCGCGCGCGCCGGGGCGTTGCGCGCGGCTCTGCCGGCGGCATCCCGGACGGATCGCCGTCGGCATCGACGCGCGCGACGGGCTCGTGCGCACGGCGGGCTGGCTCGAAGGCGAGCAGCTGGAAGCCACGGTCCTCGCCGCGCAGGCGCGCGAGCTGGGCGCCGCGGCGATCATCTACACCGACATCGGCCGTGACGGCACCGAGCGCGGGCCCGACCTCGAGGGCACGCGCGCGGTCGCGCGCGCG
Coding sequences within it:
- the hisH gene encoding imidazole glycerol phosphate synthase subunit HisH, coding for MTDAIAIVDYGVGNLRSAQKALETLGQAAVITSDADVIARAPAVVLPGQGAFGTCMRNLAEAGLVEPVRQAASSGRPFLGICVGMQLLFEASEESPGVAGLGIFGGTVVRFPRDPERKVPHMGWNQLRIRRRSPALAHVDDGAWVYFVHSYHPLPTDPDVVATTTEYGVEFVSSVGQGNVWAGVFHPEKSQRTGLRLLQGFVDLVNGTR
- the hisA gene encoding 1-(5-phosphoribosyl)-5-[(5-phosphoribosylamino)methylideneamino]imidazole-4-carboxamide isomerase; this encodes MILYPAIDLRGGRCVRLTEGDFGRETIYGDDPVHMARRWQAAGARWLHVVDLDGARAGRPVQAPLVAAICAALRIPVQVGGGVRDDAAALALLDAGAARVVVGTMAARAPGRCARLCRRHPGRIAVGIDARDGLVRTAGWLEGEQLEATVLAAQARELGAAAIIYTDIGRDGTERGPDLEGTRAVARAAGGVPVIASGGVGTVAHLRGVAGLAADGVAGAIVGRALYTGAVSLADGIAALERA